One genomic window of Mycolicibacterium neoaurum includes the following:
- a CDS encoding ubiquitin-like protein Pup, whose protein sequence is MAQEQTKRGGGGGEDDDVTGASAAGQERREKLAEDTDDLLDEIDDVLEENAEDFVRAYVQKGGQ, encoded by the coding sequence ATGGCTCAGGAGCAGACCAAGCGTGGCGGTGGCGGCGGTGAGGACGATGACGTCACCGGCGCATCCGCGGCCGGGCAGGAGCGTCGCGAGAAGCTGGCCGAGGACACCGACGATCTGCTCGACGAGATCGACGACGTCCTCGAGGAGAACGCCGAAGATTTCGTGCGTGCCTATGTCCAAAAG